In one Leptolyngbya sp. BL0902 genomic region, the following are encoded:
- a CDS encoding BrnT family toxin codes for MSELDFEWDERKAITNFDKHGIEFEEAITVFYDENSRVIFDPDHSFEEDRYVILGMSDISRILLVCHIYRQNDEIIRIISARRATKQEERSYWSFRHER; via the coding sequence ATAAGCGAGCTAGACTTTGAGTGGGATGAGCGTAAGGCAATCACAAACTTTGATAAGCATGGAATTGAGTTCGAGGAAGCTATCACGGTTTTCTATGACGAGAATTCCCGTGTAATTTTCGATCCTGATCACTCATTTGAGGAAGATCGATATGTGATTTTAGGGATGAGTGACATATCTCGGATTCTTCTGGTATGTCATATATACCGTCAAAATGATGAAATTATTCGCATTATTTCTGCCCGTAGAGCCACGAAACAAGAAGAACGTAGTTATTGGAGTTTTCGTCATGAGAGATGA
- a CDS encoding MotA/TolQ/ExbB proton channel family protein yields the protein MGSIFAAGGIVMWPLLGFSLVAIALIIERLMFWVRLNRRQRPVMQDILRTYRQAPMDAYPKLQQNINLPIARIFLEALEIEGASPKQFHLALASAMQAELPHLRRFNTVFATIISVAPLLGLLGTILGLIASFDALRLGDMGANSGAVTGGISEALVSTAAGLVVAIGTLLFANLFRGLYKRQVALIQEYGGQLEILYETHYERKGQLEEESLVR from the coding sequence ATGGGCAGTATTTTTGCGGCGGGCGGCATTGTGATGTGGCCGCTGCTGGGGTTTTCGTTGGTGGCCATCGCCCTCATCATCGAGCGGCTGATGTTTTGGGTGCGGCTCAATCGGCGGCAGCGACCCGTCATGCAGGATATTCTGCGCACCTATCGGCAAGCCCCGATGGATGCATACCCCAAGCTACAGCAAAACATCAACCTACCCATTGCTCGCATTTTCCTAGAAGCCTTGGAAATTGAAGGGGCCAGCCCAAAGCAGTTTCACCTAGCCCTAGCCAGCGCCATGCAGGCCGAACTGCCCCATCTGCGACGATTCAACACCGTCTTCGCCACCATCATCAGCGTGGCCCCGTTGCTGGGCTTGCTGGGTACCATTCTCGGTCTGATTGCCTCCTTCGATGCGCTACGCCTGGGGGATATGGGGGCAAACTCTGGGGCGGTAACGGGCGGCATTAGCGAGGCGTTAGTGTCTACGGCGGCTGGGTTGGTGGTGGCGATTGGCACGCTGCTGTTTGCCAATTTGTTTCGCGGCCTCTACAAACGCCAGGTGGCGCTCATTCAAGAGTATGGTGGACAACTCGAAATCCTCTACGAAACCCACTACGAGCGCAAGGGCCAGCTTGAGGAAGAGAGTTTGGTTCGATAG
- a CDS encoding ABC transporter substrate-binding protein, with product MKLSLVLPLLLFPLTACSGQNTPLAETPANESEIRIVALTSLTADLVQTLEGEALVGIPGNELLRGDDRFADLPIVSEGRTEPDLEQIVALEPTLVIGATGFHDRTLQRLEELGTQTLTTEVNSWANLRDLTTTLATTLEADPQPLLDRYDACLAQAPTDSPATLVLVSRQPLLSPNKTSWAGDFLAQFKVQNVAADMQGESPFDGYITLPEEKVLAANPEVLLVVDAGENLLEQLKGESFLGQLQATQQGQVHSFDYFGLVNPGSIASIERTCEQLSTLLAPQR from the coding sequence ATGAAACTCTCTCTCGTTCTTCCCCTCCTCCTTTTCCCCCTGACCGCCTGTAGTGGCCAAAATACCCCCCTGGCCGAAACGCCTGCCAATGAATCCGAAATCCGGATCGTGGCGCTTACATCCCTCACCGCCGACCTAGTGCAAACCCTGGAGGGCGAGGCACTGGTGGGCATTCCCGGCAATGAACTGCTGCGGGGGGATGATCGCTTTGCCGACCTGCCCATCGTTAGCGAAGGGCGCACTGAACCGGATCTGGAACAAATTGTGGCCCTAGAGCCGACCCTAGTCATTGGTGCGACGGGGTTTCACGACCGCACCCTCCAGCGTTTGGAGGAACTGGGTACCCAAACGCTCACCACCGAAGTCAACAGTTGGGCCAACCTGCGCGACCTCACCACGACGCTGGCCACCACCCTAGAGGCCGACCCCCAGCCCTTGCTGGATCGCTACGATGCCTGTTTGGCCCAAGCCCCAACGGACAGCCCTGCTACGCTGGTGTTGGTCAGCCGTCAACCGCTGCTGAGCCCCAACAAAACGAGCTGGGCCGGGGATTTTCTAGCTCAGTTTAAGGTACAAAACGTGGCCGCCGACATGCAAGGGGAAAGCCCCTTTGATGGCTACATCACCCTGCCCGAAGAGAAAGTGCTGGCGGCGAATCCTGAGGTATTACTGGTGGTAGATGCCGGGGAAAATTTGCTGGAGCAACTGAAGGGCGAATCCTTTTTGGGGCAACTCCAGGCCACTCAGCAGGGGCAGGTTCACAGTTTTGATTATTTCGGCCTCGTTAACCCCGGCAGCATTGCCAGCATTGAGCGCACCTGCGAGCAGTTGAGTACCCTCCTTGCGCCCCAGCGATAA
- a CDS encoding ExbD/TolR family protein, with translation MFFPEEPEDDFELNIVPMIDVIFAILTFFIISSLYLTRSEALPVNLPKAASAEVQERTRITVTVEESGDIALNRETIALDDLQSGVRELMDMTQESVIVINADEAVSHGQVIAVMDELRVIEGAILGIATERGE, from the coding sequence ATGTTTTTCCCCGAAGAGCCAGAAGACGACTTTGAACTCAATATCGTACCGATGATCGATGTCATCTTTGCAATTTTGACATTCTTCATCATTTCGAGCCTGTATTTAACGCGCTCTGAGGCGTTACCCGTTAATCTACCCAAAGCGGCCAGTGCTGAGGTGCAAGAGCGTACGCGCATCACGGTAACTGTAGAAGAATCGGGCGATATTGCCCTGAATCGAGAGACCATTGCCCTGGATGATTTGCAATCCGGTGTGCGTGAGTTGATGGATATGACCCAGGAATCTGTGATTGTTATCAATGCCGATGAAGCGGTTAGCCACGGCCAAGTCATCGCCGTGATGGATGAATTGCGAGTGATTGAGGGCGCAATCTTGGGAATTGCTACGGAGCGGGGAGAATAG
- a CDS encoding BrnA antitoxin family protein → MRDEYDFSDSIKNPYTKKLKKQITIRLEAEVVDYFKGLAEETGIPYQSLMNLYLQDCMKSQRKLSLEWLNI, encoded by the coding sequence ATGAGAGATGAGTATGATTTTTCTGATTCCATCAAAAATCCTTACACTAAAAAACTGAAGAAGCAAATCACAATCCGTCTAGAGGCAGAAGTCGTTGATTACTTTAAGGGATTAGCTGAGGAGACAGGTATTCCCTATCAAAGCCTCATGAACCTGTATTTGCAGGACTGCATGAAATCACAACGAAAGCTATCACTAGAGTGGCTGAATATTTAG